One segment of Babylonia areolata isolate BAREFJ2019XMU chromosome 24, ASM4173473v1, whole genome shotgun sequence DNA contains the following:
- the LOC143298725 gene encoding sarcalumenin-like → MALLGNVCFVFGCVLIMARTSIVLCSNEHQKGQLAEKQGKGSNMKRVLQLDENVSDIVSEAAQQRLLQIYREQIRPLEEAYNFVDLNRDAISEGEMISKPMILFLGPWSTGKSTIINYLLNNEHSTWRLHTGAEPTTSDFTVVTQGTAPRMVKGIQLVSDKTKHYTPLQKFGLNFLERFQGLEYPSPLLERVTFVDTPGIIENKKQQARGYPYNDVCQWFIDRAHLIFLVFDPSKLDIGSELEMLFKQLKGHEAKLRLILNKADTINTQELMRVYGALFWSLAPLVNEVEPPRVYVASLWSEPYRPGTMHSLFEEEETSLLMDVHQVLRYQLEYKIATTRRHAFLVRLHALSVESYRTAFADNKALVIGNNDLIWQDILANPKKFSIYNQLLQNEDVSVHDLPTPETYQQFFAKNNLNNFRPLSYHCEFWGECSMDRLRRAINTQLPTLLQELRDGNFSAGQCSKDSGQC, encoded by the exons ATGGCGCTTCTCGGGAACGTATGCTTTGTATTTGGATGTGTCCTGATTATGGCAAGAACAAGCATCGTACTGTGCAGCAATGAGCATCAGAAAG GGCAACTTGCTGAGAAGCAAGGAAAAGGAAGCAACATGAAGCGAGTATTACAGCTGGATGAAAATGTGTCGG ACATTGTGTCAGAGGCTGCCCAGCAGCGATTACTCCAGATCTACAGAGAACAAATCCGCCCCCTGGAAGAGGCCTACAACTTTGTCGACCTCAACAGGGATGCCATCTCAG AGGGGGAGATGATCTCCAAACCAATGATCTTATTTCTGGGCCCTTGGAGTACAGGAAAGTCCACCATAATCAACTACTTGCTGAACAATGAACATTCCACATGGAGACTTCATACGG ggGCTGAACCAACCACCAGCGACTTCACTGTAGTGACACAAGGCACAGCTCCCCGTATGGTGAAAGGTATTCAGCTAGTCTCCGATAAAACCAAGCATTACACGCCGCTTCAGAAGTTTGGTCTG AATTTCTTGGAGCGGTTTCAAGGGTTGGAGTACCCATCTCCGCTGCTGGAGCGGGTGACCTTTGTGGACACCCCGGGTATCATAGAGAATAAGAAGCAGCAAGCTCGCGGATACCCCTACAATGACGTCTGCCAGTGGTTCATTGACCGTGCTCATCTTATCTTTTTGGTGTTCGACCCTTCCAAGCTGGACATTGGCTCTGAACTTGAG ATGCTGTTCAAGCAGCTGAAGGGCCACGAAGCCAAGCTGCGGCTGATCCTGAACAAGGCGGACACCATCAACACCCAGGAGCTTATGCGTGTGTACGGGGCGCTCTTCTGGAGCCTGGCTCCGCTGGTCAATGAGGTGGAGCCCCCCCGTGTCTACGTGGCCTCCCTGTGGTCAGAGCCCTACCGGCCAGGAACCATGCACTCCctgtttgaggaggaggagacgtcCCTGCTGATGGACGTTCACCAGGTGCTCCGCTACCAGCTGGAATACAAGATCGCCACCACACGCCGCCATGCCTTCCTCGTCCGCCTCCACGCCCTCAGCGTGGAGAGCTACCGCACGGCCTTTGCCGACAACAAAGCTTTGGTGATTGGCAACAACGACCTGATATGGCAGGACATCCTCGCCAACCCCAAAAAGTTTTCCATCTACAACCAGCTGCTGCAGAATGAAGATGTGAGTGTTCATGACCTGCCCACCCCTGAGACTTATCAGCAGTTTTTTGCCAAAAACAACCTCAATAACTTCCGGCCTCTGTCCTACCACTGTGAGTTCTGGGGGGAGTGCAGTATGGACCGGCTACGCAGGGCCATTAACACACAGCTGCCCACTCTGCTTCAGGAACTACGTGATGGGAACTTCTCTGCGGGCCAGTGTTCTAAAGACTCAGGGCAGTGTTGA
- the LOC143298686 gene encoding vacuolar ATPase assembly integral membrane protein vma21-like, translating into MARADGAVMKKMLFFTVLMALLPILSYFFSKAVVFEGMMGMGSSSYFYAAIVAIVIVHIILGCFIYVAFTEDDTPRPEFKKD; encoded by the exons atggCAAGAGCGGATGGCGCAGTGATGAAGAAGATGCTGTTCTTCACAGTTCTCATGGcactcctccccatcctctcctacttcttctccaaAGCCGTTGTGTTCGAAG gaATGATGGGGATGGGGAGCAGCAGCTATTTCTATGCTGCCATTGTGGCCATTGTCATCGTGCACATCATCCTGGGCTGTTTTATCTACGTGGCTTTCACAGAGGATGACACACCACGGCCAGAGTTTAAAAAAGACTAG